The Cervus elaphus chromosome 12, mCerEla1.1, whole genome shotgun sequence genome includes a region encoding these proteins:
- the SLTM gene encoding SAFB-like transcription modulator isoform X4 → MEANATVKEAEDDNISVTIQAEDAITLDFDGDDLLETGKNVKITDSEASKPKDGQDVIAQSPEKESKDYEMNANHKDGKKEDCVKGDPVEKEAREGSKKAESGDKEKDTLKKGPSSTGASGQAKSSSKESKDSKTSSKDDKGSTISASGSSGSSTKNIWVSGLSSNTKAADLKNLFGKYGKVLSAKVVTNARSPGAKCYGIVTMSSSTEVSRCIAHLHRTELHGQLISVEKVKGDPSKKELKKEIDEKSSSRSSGDKKNMSDRSSKTQASVKKEEKRLSEKTEKKEGKDTKKLEGKDEKNDNGSSGQTSESIKKSEEKKRISSKSPGHMVILDQTKGDHCRPSRRGRYEKIHGRSMEKERASLDKKRDKDYRRKDILPFEKMKEQRLREHLVRFERLRRAMELRRRREIAERERRERERIRIIREREERERLQRERERLEIERQKLERERMERERLERERIRIEQERRKEAERIAREREELRRQQQQLRYEQEKRNSLKRPRDVDHRRDDPYWSENKKLSLDTDARFSHGSDYSRQQNRFNDFDHRERGRFPESSSIQSSSFDRRERFVGQSEGKKPRPSARREDLGFERYPKNFSDSRRNEPPPPRNELRETDRREVRGERDERRTVIIHDRPDTTHPRHPREGGPNPSRPTSWKAEGGMSTDKRETRVERPERSGREVSGHSVRGAPPGTRSNASGYGNREGDRGVITDRGSGAQHYPEERHVVERHGRDTSGPRKEWHGPPSQGPGYHDTRRMGDGRTGAGMITQHTSNASPINRIVQISGNSMPRGSGSGFKPFKGGPPRRF, encoded by the exons ATGGAAGCTAATGCGACTGTGAAAGAAGCTGAGGATGACAACATCTCGGTTACAATCCAGGCTGAAGATGCCATCACTCTGGATTTTGATGGTGATGACCTCCTAGAAACaggtaaaaatgtgaaaattacaGATTCTGAAGCAAGTAAGCCAAAAGATGGGCAGGACGTCATTGCACAGAGCCCGGAGAAGGAAAGCAAGGATTATGAGATGAATGCGAACCATAAAGATGGTAAGAAGGAAGACTGCGTGAAGGGTGATCCTGTCGAGAAGGAAGCCAGAGAAGGTTCTAAGAAAGCAGAATCTGGAGACAAAGAAAAGGATACTTTGAAGAAAGGGCCCTCGTCTACTGGGGCCTCTGGTCAAGCAAAGAG CTCTTCAAAGGAATCTAAAGACAGCAAGACATCATCCAAAGATGACAAAG GAAGTACAATTAGTGCTAGTGGTAGCAGTGGAAGCTCAACTAAAAATATCTGGGTTAGTGGACTTTCTTCTAATACCAAAGCTGCTGATTTGAAGAACCTCTTTGGCAAATATGGAAAG GTTCTGAGTGCAAAAGTAGTCACAAATGCTCGAAGTCCTGGGGCCAAGTGCTATGGCATTGTAACTATGTCTTCAAGCACAGAGGTGTCCAGATGTATTGCACATCTTCATCGCACTGAGCTGCATGGACAGCTAATTTCTGTTGAAAAA GTTAAAGGTGATCCTTCtaagaaagaattaaagaaagaaattgatgAAAAGAGTAGTTCAAGAAGTTCTGGAGACAAAAAAAATATGAGTGATAGAAGTAGCAA GACACAAGCCTCagtcaaaaaagaagagaaaaggttgtctgagaaaactgaaaaaaaagaaggcaaggaTACTAAGAAACTAGAAGGTAAAGATGAGAAGAATGATAATGGATCAAGTGGCCAGACTTCAGAATCGattaaaaaaagtgaagaaaagaaacGAATAA gttcAAAGAGTCCAGGACATATGGTAATACTAGACCAAACTAAAGGTGATCATTGTAGGCCATCAAGAAGAGGAAGATACGAGAAA attCATGGAAGAAGCATGGAAAAGGAGAGGGCTAGCTTAGACAAAAAAAGGGACAAAGACTACAGGAGGAAAGACATCTTGCCTTTTGAAAAGATGAAGGAACAAAGGTTGAGAGAACATTTAGTTCGTTTTGAAAGATTGCGGCGAGCAATGGAACTTCGAAG ACGAAGAGAGATTGCAGAAAGAGAGCGTCGAGAGCGAGAACGCATTAGAATAATTCGTGAACGGGAAGAACGGGAACgcttacagagagagagagagcgcctAGAAATTGAAAGGCAaaaactagagagagagagaatggaacgCGAACGCTTGGAAAGGGAACGCATTCGTATTGAACAG GAACGTCGTAAGGAAGCTGAACGTATTGCTCGAGAACGAGAGGAACTGAGAAGGCAACAGCAGCAGCTTCGTTATGAACAAGAAAAAAGGAATTCTTTGAAACGCCCACGTGATGTAGATCATAG GCGGGATGATCCTTACTGGAGCGAGAATAAAAAGTTGTCTCTAGATACAGATGCACGATTCAGCCATGGATCTGACTACTCTCGGCAACAGAATAGATTTAATGACTTTGACCACCGAGAGAGGGGCAGGTTTCCTGAGAGTTCATCAATTCAGTCTTCATCTTTTGACAG GAGAGAACGTTTTGTTGGTCAAAGTGAAGGGAAAAAACCACGTCCTTCTGCACGAAGAGAAGATCTAGGTTTTGAAAGGTATCCCAAAAATTTCAGTGATTCCAGAAGAAATGAGCCTCCACCACCAAGAAATGAACTTCGAGAAACAGACAGGCGAGAAGTACGAGGAGAACGAGATGAGAGGAGAACAGTGATCATTCATGACAGACCTGATACCACCCACCCTAGACATCCTCGAGAAGGAGGGCCCAATCCATCTAGACCAACCTCCTGGAAGGCTGAAGGAGGCATGTCCACCGACAAACGGGAAACAAG AGTTGAAAGGCCAGAACGATCTGGGAGAGAAGTATCAGGGCACAGTGTAAGAGGGGCTCCTCCTGGGACTCGAAGTAATGCTTCCGGCTATGGAAatagggagggagacagaggagtaATCACTGACCGAGGAAGTGGAGCACAG CACTATCCTGAAGAACGACATGTAGTTGAACGCCATGGACGGGACACAAGTGGACCAAGGAAAGAATGGCATGGTCCACCTTCTCAAGGGCCTGGCTATCATGATACAAGGCGAATGGGTGATGGCCGGACAGGAGCAGGCATGATAACGCAACATACGAG TAATGCATCCCCAATTAATAGAATTGTACAAATCAGTGGCAATTCCATGCCAAGAGGAAGTGGCTCCGGATTTAAGCCATTTAAGGGTGGACCTCCACGACGATTCTGA